Part of the Zea mays cultivar B73 chromosome 4, Zm-B73-REFERENCE-NAM-5.0, whole genome shotgun sequence genome is shown below.
CCGGAAGAGACGATCACCATCCCTGGCCCTGGCAGTGTGTCCGCCGCTCGCTCCGGAGGAGTGCACTACATCATCTATGTAAGCATCACTACACTACGTACTATACTATCTGAAGCAGTAGTAGTCGATCATCATCAGCGTCTGTACTATACGCGTAATACAATTTCTGAATCGATCGATCGATCGGCAGGCGTTTGGTAGGCTGGGACTGACGGTGGCGACGGTGTTCAATGCAGTCAACTACCTGGACCGATTCCTCTCCATCAACTGCCACCTGGTACGTGCCGTGCCCTGACAATTAGAACCTAGCTACTagctgttctttttattggtataTGTTCGTCAGTTCAATACTTACTGCTCTATATCACTAATTGCAGCGGTGGGAGGCGTGGATGGTTGAATTGGTGAGCGTGGCGTGCCTGTCCATCGCCTGCAAGCTGGATGAGGTCAACATCCCATCACTCCACCATCTCCAGATGGAAGAGGTGATGAGCCACTCGTTCCTGCCGGCGACGGTCCGAGACATGGAGCTGACGCTGCTCAAGGCGCTCCAATGGCGCCTCGCCTGCGTCACGCCCTACTCTTTCCTCCTTCCCCTTCTTAATACTCCTCCTCACACAGCAGCTTGGACTAGCCGCTGCACTCGTCTCCTCATCCGCTCCCTCGCAGGTATGTAAAGTAATCTGCAGCTTCAGCTAGCATTAATTAATTAATTCCATCTAATTGCAATTAAATTAGTGCGTGCAGAGCCCTTGTTCATCCAGTTTGATGCCTCCGTTATAGCCTCCTCTGCTCTTCGGTGTGTGGCGCTGCAGGATCATCGACACCATCATCACAACACTACTACTACTGATTATGGTAGCTGCATCATCAGCCGCCTTGTTCGTCCTGCAACTGATACCTTCAACGCCTTGTGTGTATGTACTACAGTCAGTATTATTTATATATGTACAAAGAATTaggtagctagctagctagtaaaataaacaaaaataaataaataatggaGCGCGCCTGCTGTCATGCATATATATGCAGGACGGagcagatgacgacgacgacgacgagtgtTTCATGATGATGAAAACACTCTGCGACGACGACGCAAGCTGCAGCAGCTCGGCGGATCAGCTTCGAATTGGTGGAACACCCATCGTCACCAGCTCTACATGCATGAGCAGCGATGAGCAGCTGCGGAGGAGCCCCAGCGTGTCAGTGATTATTCGTCGTCGTTCCTGCTTGGGATTGAAAACAGCAGGCGGTGGCGGCAGCAGACGAATCAACAGCAGCAGGTCAGCTGTTATTAGCCGCCGTCGTCGCCGCTTGTTTGGTTCATCAGCATCAGCACAAGCACAAGCACCAGCACCTCAAGCCGAAGGCAAAGACTCTGACGATGATACTACAAACGTACGAGATGAAGATATCTCACACACATAGAACTAACTGACCAAAATAAATTTAAACTAAATTATTACATTATTACTCTAGCTGGGAGTTCATTTTATTACTGTTGCCATTCCCACAAATTAATTAATTAAATCACCTGCACATTACTTGCTTGCGTTGTCTGTCCTAGCTACTGTGTGTTAGCAGCAGCTAGCATTCATTCGTTTGTAATATCTGGTCCTTAAATTAGTTGCAACTGGACCTCGCACATGTATTTGCGTTGTGTGAGCTGTTTAATTACTCTCAAGCTTTTCTCTAGGAGTAATCTTTTGTACGTAAAAGCAGATTGTCTGGATCATTTCATCATCATAAATGTGTTGTGTAATTTAATTTACATTTCTCAGAGACCAACACTGGTCCGTTTCGAATAATCTTCAGTTTAacttttttgtttgtttgtttcacTGATTGAGAGGACTAGGCAGCTAGCAGTGACCACTGCCTGACAAATTAGCTACTGTGT
Proteins encoded:
- the LOC103652661 gene encoding putative cyclin-D7-1, with translation MDDSSLLYCDEDPLVVSTTPPPQLASNSYTLLAPQQQAASDDAEEEDHHLKELLVDHMAKQRSYAPTCREGYLEHLLPRRTTTQPEETITIPGPGSVSAARSGGVHYIIYAFGRLGLTVATVFNAVNYLDRFLSINCHLRWEAWMVELVSVACLSIACKLDEVNIPSLHHLQMEEVMSHSFLPATVRDMELTLLKALQWRLACVTPYSFLLPLLNTPPHTAAWTSRCTRLLIRSLAEPLFIQFDASVIASSALRCVALQDHRHHHHNTTTTDYGSCIISRLVRPATDTFNALCDGADDDDDDECFMMMKTLCDDDASCSSSADQLRIGGTPIVTSSTCMSSDEQLRRSPSVSVIIRRRSCLGLKTAGGGGSRRINSSRSAVISRRRRRLFGSSASAQAQAPAPQAEGKDSDDDTTNVRDEDISHT